Genomic DNA from Urocitellus parryii isolate mUroPar1 chromosome 5, mUroPar1.hap1, whole genome shotgun sequence:
ATGAAAAGTTGTATAGTTTGTTGTGATTCTGGTTTAAATGGGTATTGGGAAACTCTTCATTTACAGAAAATCAGAGTGGAAGGGAGACTTGATGTTCCACAGTTATTGGTGATAGATAGCAAACACAAGAAACATTCAGGAGAATGATTCTTCTCTTCTGCCTTTATTCCAGCTTAAAAGAATAGCATCTTCTATAGGTCCCAGATGGCCTTCATTCGCACTCTGTAAGGTTGCCTCTGGGCAGTTACAGTCATTGAGACTTCATGGTGAATGACCATAAGGTTTTGCCTTATCAGTTGACTTTAACACCAACTAACTTCACTATAACCATTCAGGTTGTTTAAGTATAATAGGAATATTGTTTAGGTTTATGTTTGGGGAGTGTCCCTGACTCAAAGTGttacttgtaaattttttttgtgtaaaTATGTACATGATAATCTTTAGGGAGAACCCTGAGGTTGTGTTTGAGTCTTGATGGTTCCATGTAGCTAGTGTTTCCAACTTACTAAGATTTCTAATTAATATTGCCTTAACTATTATGATATTAGGCAGTGAGAGGTCTTTGAGCCCTTGAGGGGCTTGCCATTCTTAGGACCAGGACAgagctgcttctctctcttcttcaaaTTTGCTCTCTTATTAATGTTTCTTATGGAACTTGATCAAATGTGCATACATTTTTATATCCCTTAAGTAATTTGTGACTTTGCTCAGGTATGTTAGGAACCTGGGGCATGCACCCAGTGAGGTGTCCTCTGTACTTCAACTGTTGAATGCTGTTACAGATAACTGTTGGATCAGTTAAGATAAACTAGTTTCAAGCCAGATCTCAGGGAAATGCAACAACAGTTTCTTACTCCTACTATGTTCATCATGTATCACATCATTTTGTTCTTACATTATATTGTTCACTCTGAGACCCAAATAGCCCCAGTAGCTACTACCTGGAACTTTGTAGATGCTGTGACAGAAACACATGTGGAGTAGTGtagactgttttttaaaattctggttgGAAGCAACATAAGTCCCTTCTCTGGATGTGTCACTGGCCAAAGCAAGTGAAATAAGCATGCCTGGCTTTGAGCAGGTATGGAAGAATAACTTCTCCACAGGGTGGGACCAGCTTTTGATGAACAGTGATAGTTTACCACATAGCTATCACAGGCCAAAGGAGATGTTTCAGGCCTTGAGAGTGAGTCTCTAGAGCAAAGCAGATTCATCATTCTAGCCTTTGTGGAAATACTTCCAGGCATTTGAAATTGTGTGAAAATTCTGTGTGTGATTACATCACTGTGGAGAACCTAGGATTTTTAAAGGATTTATGCTGTGACACAGaagattaagaatttttttaaaaagttgatgttGAACAGAGCTCATAGAAGTTAAATTAGAATTCACTTCTGAGATGGGTATGGTAGCATATACCTCTAGtctcagatacttgggaggctgaagcaagaggattactTAAGCCCACAAATTCAAGACTGTTCTGGGCAATGTAATGAgactttgtttgttttctggtactggggatcgaaccaaAACcgaggggtactctaccactagctacatcacccaaccctttttattttttattttgagacaagttctcctTAAATTGCtcagattggctttgaacttgtgatcctcctgctttggcttcTTAGGTAACTGAGATTGTacgcatgcaccactgtacccagctcatgTTGGTTAAAATTACTTGATTATAGCTGTTTTCTGTGGGAGATGCTGCTGTGGTGTGGATTTGGGTTTGTATTTCCAGATATGGGGAGGTCatgccaggtgtgtgtgtgtgtgtgtgtgtgtgttcaggcaCTGATGGAATATTCTTCTTGGGGAATGTAGGTTGTATCTGCAGCAAACACTCAATGACACTGTGGGCAGGAAGATCGTAATGGACTTCTTGGGTTTTAACTGGAACTGGATTAATAAGCAACAGGGAAAACGTGGCTGGGGGCAGCTGACCTCTAACCTGCTGCTCATTGGCATGGAAGGTAAGAAATCTTTCAGAAAGCATCATGGCTTAAAATCACACAAACCTGTTTTATAATCCTGTCTccactctttttttattattattatttttaatttttttagtttttgatggacctttattgtatttatttatatgtggtgctgagaattgaacccagtgcctcacacatgccaggcaagtgcgctgtcgctcagccccagccccagcctccatgACTCTGAACAAGTCACTGAACTTTTttaagcctcagcttcctcatcccCCAAAAGGAATATGATACTATCTTATAGCTACAAAAATGAGATGTGAATAAATTTTAAGCTAGATTCATgcattctaaaaacaaaaacaaaaaatttccttTGCCCTTCCTCATCTGTGTAAGTACATACATTGAGACGTTAGGGACCTCTCTGAAAGGCAGCTACTCTCTTTTGGACCTGTCTATATTCAGAAGATTTTTATTCCAGTCAAAAgttgggaaaatttatttttccaatataaATTCAACCATTTAGGTAGATATTTATACCTACATAAATAGGAACATAGCCATAAGTCTGTCTTCCACCTTTGTCTCTCAGCTGCCCCAGTTTCTCTCCTTGGAGGCACTGCATGTTATTAGTCACTTGTGTTTCTTGCCagaaaattatatacacatacaagcAAATACATGAGTGTATTCTTCTGgtgtatgtttgttttgtttaattttgtataaaaagggaaacatttaAACTCCCTTCAAGAGAAAGAACACTATTTGTAGGGCAGGATCATtgtctctcatttttatttccacaCTAGCTCAGTGTCATGCCCATGCTTaacaaatagtaaataaattttgttgaacAAGGAAGCAGAGTCATTACTCATCAGTCACTACTGAGCTCTGAAGTCTCTTCTCCCTTCATTGTCCTTTATTCAGATTTGAATCCTTTGCTACAGTGGGCATAAAAAGTTTCCAGCAATACGGCTTGTGAAACCAGCTCTTAATTGGTCTGCCAGGAATGAACCATTTCTGGTTTCCTTGATTCTGACCTTTCTGTTACTTTCCTTTCCTACGGTAGGGTGCAGGGAAGTGAATACCTCAGGTAGAGATGAGAGAGCACCTTTCCTTTGAGGATGCATGTGAACTCTCATTAGTTAAGAAGGCAACTGTTTGGCATACCCAGGCTGGACTGGGAGTGTTTTCTAAACTCTGTGTAGATGTGTGTGTTCTACTCAAGGACTGTGCAAAGGATACAGATGTAATCCAGTTATACATGAGTAGGTGGGACATAGAACATTAGGGGAGAACTAATTTATGCATTTTAAGTAATGTGTCTAATTTAAATTATACAACAACCTCTTCACTGATCTGATAAGATTCCTTCTAGTGAGAGTCAGCCGCCCAGTAAGCCCCAGTGTTGCATTGAGAAGTGTTGCATCCCACATGAATGGTGAAGTGGGAGCAAAGGCTTAGAACTCTAGGCCCCAAAAGAGATATCCAAAGCAAAAACCTATTCATACAACTTAAAATGACAGGTTAACTCCTCAGAGTAGATAATGCATGCATTGTTGACtagtcatttctgttttatttcccttGAATTCTTGACATAGTCAAGAAGGTACAAGTATAGTATCTTACCCTGCCAGACTGTAACATTTTGATCTTGCTTACAGTATAGACAGCAACCATCATTTAGAATATCTACTTTGCTAGCTGATGGTGGACCCTTACCTGTGATGTTTTCTAGATTTACTATCTATAAAAATGTAACATCTAATTTGTTAAGATTGGCATTGTAATTTCCCTGATTCTGTCTAAAATTTGATTGGGACCCTTAACTGGGAGGGTAGGCTGAGTTTCTCTCCAGCCCTGAGCTTTCTGTTTAGCCTGTACACTAGAACCAGTACTCTAGGTAAGAAAATGTCCTTCGTCCTGCAGGAAATGTGACACCTGCTCACTATGATGAGCAACAGAACTTCTTTGCCCAGATAAAAGGCCATAAGCGATGCATCTTATTCCCTCCGGATCAGTTTGAGTGCCTCTATCCATATCCTGTTCATCACCCATGTGACAGACAGAGCCAGGTGAGCTTGTGTGGTCTGAGAAGGGTATAGAACTCTAGATTCTAGGAATGCCTTTGAAATTAAATGGTGGGAATGTCTTTCTCCTTCCCAGTAGCAGGTTTGGTTTACAGGTTGATCATTTCTTACCGATAAGCCCTGAGGATAATTTCATAGTACAGCTCGCATAATTCAGGCTTCTATTGCTGGTCCTCAGATGTTTACAAGTAAAAATAGCCCATGGAGCTAGTTCTCAGAGGCAGACCCCATCAGTGATGCTGGTGGGCTCAGGTTACTCTGATGGGCATACAAGTTCATGGAATAAAATGCATATACCTCCATTGgatttaattgttatttttgtcaCATATGCTATTTCTTTTTGATACAGAGAAGGATGACTAGAATTGAGCTACGTCACTATGTTTCCTGGACCTAAGTAAGGCTTGTGTTTGCCTTTGTGGCCAGCTACAGACATCCTCTCCTTTTTGAGGAGAAAGTTGCCTTGCTACTTCATGGAATCTTTGCTGATTAGAATTTGTTCTTTGGGGAAAAGTTTCTGAAGGGTTGTTGACAGATGAGTCCTAATTCCTTACAGGTCTTTGGATCTCAGAAGCACTGAAGCTTagaattttttatcatttaacaCTCAAGGATGGGCTACCTTATGTTGTTCTCTGAAAGAGAGTTTAATGTGCATTGTGTCTTCTGCTAGATATAAattctaaaaacttttttaaaggcatcttttacttctgtttttaagTGCCAAAGTAACTAGTATATAGTGATTACTTGTAGAAACTGTTGACTgactgctcttttttcttttgttttgaaccTCTTAGGTGGACTTTGACAATCCTGACTACGAGAGGTTCCCCAATTTCCAAAACGTGGTTGGTTATGAAACAGTGGTTGGCCCTGGTGATGTTCTTTACATCCCAATGTACTGGTGAGGAAGTGGCTAGGGATGGGTGCCTCTTGGGAACTTCCTCATTCCCTagaaagctttatttatttatgtctattAAGTTGTGGCAGGATTGCTCTTATGTGGTCTAGAGGACCATTGGCATATCCAAACGTGAGCATATTGACCATGGGGGAAATGACAATCCTATCTCCAGGAAAAGAGGACCATTCCTCAAATCTAAAGAGAGCCCTGGGCTTTTGGCTGAAGAAACTGTTCTTGCCTTTTTGGTGTTTAGAAACTGAACACTAGTGCCTGTAGCACATGTGTTTTATAGGATGAGCATAAAAATTGCATCTTTGCTGTTTCCTTTAACTGGTCTCGTATCTAATTTTCTATCCTTCATCTGAAAAGTAAACAGGagcttgtttgttttcttgcagGTGGCATCACATAGAGTCATTACTTAATGGGGGAATTACCATCACTGTGAACTTCTGGTATAAGGTGAATAtggttggtttctttttttccccccagatgaAACTGAGGCTGGGGTGAGGTAGGTGTAATATATGGTTTGGGGGCTTCTGTGAAGTTGTTGGCTGTTCCTGGAGGTGATTCTCCGGGTCTTTGGGGGAGATGAAGAGGAATAAGATTGAATTAGTTTCTTGGAAGGGAGAATGGTATAGGAGTGGGTGACACTGGTGCCTACTGCTAAAGGCATTTCCTGAGCTGCTGCTTTCTTTGTAGGGGGCACCTACCCCTAAGAGAATTGAATATCCTCTCAAAGCTCATCAGAAAGTTGCCATAATGAGAAACATTGAAAAGATGCTTGGAGAGGCTTTGGGGAACCCACAAGAGGTAAGTCAGAGTTGGTGTGACATTCTCAACATAACTCCGCTCAGTGTCTGATGTCCTCTCTCTCCATAGAGGTTATGGGTgtgttttaaaaatcctgttttcTGGTAAGGGCTGGGCTTGACTGGCGGATCAATTATAATCTGTTCCATGCTAGTAGTAATGTTCCCCATGGGGATTGTGTGCCAGCTGGGGACCCCTGAGGGGATTCTTCTGGAACGGAAAGCGTGCAGTAAAGCATCTCCGTGTGCTCTTCCAGCTGGCCAAGGCTGCTCTAGGTAGTGTTGAAACCTGCTTCCCATGCAGGTACACCACTGGCCTATTGGGTAAATGGGGGAGGTTTGTATTTGTAATGCTCTCACCTCCTTCCTGTGGGTAACCTTGGCATCCACAGATACCTGTGGAGTAGGGAGATGGCACCAGACCCAATTACATGGCCTTTTGTTGAAGATACAGAAGCATTTAGCTGTTTTCTTTGTCCTGGGCATTGAATCCTGGGTCACTTTATTACTGAAATATAtccctgttctttttatttttattttgagacaggatctcaccaagttgttaaggctggccttgaacttgtaatcctcctgcctcagcctcttgagttgctgggattacaggtgtgtgtcacaggCCTGGCCACATTCAGCATCCTTTAGGCACATTGGAGAAATACGCAGAATTGCTCTTGGGTGTTTGGAGATTATTAGTTCTTTTGACCTTCTCTTGTCTGTTGGTGCTGCTTACAGATACAGGATGTTTTGATAGGGAAGGTAATACAAGATGGCTCATGTCTACAATATTGGGTTGACCTTTAGGAAGGTTGTTTAGAGGGTTCACAGGATTGAATGAAAACTTTGTCCCTTTCCTTGGCTGAATATTTAATATCACTAGAAATTCCTAATTCAATTTCTAGGACTAGAGGACAGATAATTCTGATTGGCTCCTCCTATCTCTTTACAGGTGGGACCTTTGTTGAACACAATGATCAAGGGCCGATACAATTAGCCTGCCAGGGGTCCAGGCCTCCTGCCAGGTTACTGCTATCCCGTCCACACCGCTTCGTTGATGAGGACAGGAGACTCCAAGCACTAGTATTGCACGCTGCACTTAATGGACTGGACTCTTGCCATGGCCCTGGAGGCAGGTGTTTGGGGCAAGGCAGGGTGGTTGGCACTCCACTCCCATTTGGAGGAACTTCTCACCCTTGCCTCTTGTGCCCCATCACTCTCCCTCTCTGACCCCCTAAAGTTCTGCATTCAGTGTGTGGAGTCCCAGCTTCTGGTTGTCATCACGTCTGTGTTTGTTAGTCTGTCAACTtcagggtgtatgtgtgtgtgtgtatgtgtgcatgcacacacataatgTTTCTGTTCCTCGTTCTCTTCTTCTGGGTCTGGCTCTCAGCCCTATCTCCTGTAACCTCAGTGCCTCAGCCTGAGAGAGGAGATGCTCTTGGACCTCCACTGCAACTGGGCTATAGGGACAGAGTCCAACTCTTAGGCCAATCTGTCTCCTGCCAGTTTTTGCAGTCAGGCTCTAGGCTGGGTAGGAATGGCTACTGGTACTCTAAGGGGGAGATTGAAAGGGAGGCTTGCCTTTGAGAGCCTAAATATAAATAGCCTTCCAGTGGGAGAGGATTAGATAGGGTTCCAGCTGGGACCACCAAGCTTAAGCCATACATAGAAAGGAACCTTGGAACATAAGAACCTAACATTGTGTATACGTTCCAAATTATAAAcacaatttttctctttcagcaCCAGCTCTTGCCCCTCTGCTAGGTATCAGCGGGGGTTCTAGCTGTGGCTTCTCTAGGCTCTAGGGGTACaagcttgtgtgtatgtgtgtgcgcgtgtATGTGCACACTCATGCATATGCTTCTTTACACACTGGTATGCATGTGTACACACTGGCCAGCCTCCCTGTTTACTAAGGTTCTCTACAGCTTACCTTTTCCAGTGTGATAATACAGTGTGAGCCCCCAGAAGTACTACCTGACAGCCTGCAGCTTTTTAACTTGGATTTTAGCCATCATATGTTGATTCAGTCTCACCACAACCTACCTGAGGCTGACTGGCTAAAGCCTCTGGGTCCTATGTCCCTCCCTGTCCAGGCCATattctctactgctgagcttcCTGGCTGAGTAGATGAAATGGGGTCAAGCTTAGGCAGCTAACTCACTACCTGTCATTCACCTCAGGGCAAGGGCAAAAAATGTAGCCTTGCCTGTTTAAGCCAGCGCCTCTGCCAGACCCCGCTGTAATGTTCCTTGATACCCTCAGTAGGGTAATTGGTAGAGCATGGAAgtagaatttcattttctattaataGCTACTCATGGGAACCCCTCTCAGGGCTGCATTTACAGCAGGGCAGCAGAGTATTACACAAGTCAAAGGGCCATCATTCACATCTATTCAGTGGAAGTGGGGCCCTTGGAATTGGGCAGAGTGGTAGCAAGAGTCTACTTACTTCCAGTTCCATCTTTGacatccttttctttttggaagggaagaggaaattggaagtctctgattttattccctcccaccatttttattttttcggCCAAAGGTTTTACTTCCAATGTCTGAGCTGTGGCTCTCACTCCTGAAACTCAGTTTACAGTGCCCTGATGGACTGAGAagatatatgtgtgcatgtgcgcacctgtgtgtgtattttgggAGGGTGTTCATTTTAGTACCCCATCCTGGGGTTTTCTGATACAGTATGGTTGTGAAGACATGGTACCTTCTCAAGTATAGCCCTTTCAAATACAGCCAATGCTGGGAAATGTGATTGCAGTGAACTCCATGCCTCCATCTCTCTGGGGAAAGAGGAGTGCAGCAAGAGAAAGGCAGAGGATAAACTTGACCATAATCACACTTGGAAAGAGCAGATTATTTTCATTCTCCTCAGCAGGTTTGCTGCATTCCTGGCTCATCCCTCAAAGAGGTGGATGAGATGAAGCAGGGCATCAGGTGCCACCTGGTTGGTCCTCGCAGGGTGCTGTTCTAACACAGGTCTGACCTAAGGTGGTTAAGAGGGAGAGAACCTTTGCAGGATTGTTCCTGATCCTTGAGAAATTATAATAGCCACCCTGATTTTTAGACACCTAATATGTGCCTAGTGCTTTGATCTTTGTTCCTCACTATCCTGCAAGGTAGGTattctcactttacagatgaagaaatgggcTCAAAGAGATTAAGTTATTAGTGGCAATCAAGATTGAAACCTAGTCTGTTTGGTTGCAAACCCTTGCTCCTTCCTTTCCACCAAATTGTTGATTCTTCCACCTTTATTCCCTTGTGCCACAGCCCTGCCCCTAGGCCTTACCTTCTAGTGGCTGCTTGCAGGTGCAGTCCAAGGGGGTGAAGATCCAGCTTGGAGTGAAATCCCTATATAGACTATAGCTAAAGACATGGGAAAACTGCTTGGGAAGCCATATTACAGGTTAGGAATGCTAGGAGCAGCTATGGGGGAATGAGCTCTGTTTTCTATTGTGTTACGGTATGTCCTTGAATAGGTTCCATAGGCCTTCCCAGTGTGCTTCTGCATCATAGAATTGAAGCGCTAATTCTAGATGATCCATAGTTTTGATTCATAGTCTGCTGCTCCCCTACCCATGGGAAAGACATGGGGGCTCTTCCCTTTACTCACCTAGAGTAGGACTATTTAGATTCAAGTTTTGTTAGCAGATGAAACATTACTGCTACATTGTTGCCCCCATCCCAGCCAGTAGCACAGGAAGCCACATACCAAGGAAAAGGAGGACTGGGGCCTCTCTAGAGGTCAGCCATGCAGCAAGCTCTCATTTTTACACCAATAGGTAGAGAGGGAATTCTGTTTTGCAAAGTCAAATATTTGTTGGGGGGTTGGAGTTtgggggtggaggaagggctgtTCTGGGCATCAGTTGAGCAGATGCCCAGGATGCCTGGGGGAGACCAGCTTCCCCTACAAATCAGAGCTCTAAATTACAAGGTTTTTACCAACGCGAACAGTTGGGGGAAGTCGTCTGCTCTCATTTGCGTAATGGTTTCTGTC
This window encodes:
- the Hif1an gene encoding hypoxia-inducible factor 1-alpha inhibitor; this translates as MAATAAEAAASGSGEPQEEAEALGPAWDESQLRTYSFPTRPIPRLSQRDPRAEELIENEEPVVLTDTNLVYPALKWDLEYLQENIGNGDFSVYSASTHKFLYYDEKKMANFQNFKPRSNREEMKFHEFVEKLQDIQQQGGDERLYLQQTLNDTVGRKIVMDFLGFNWNWINKQQGKRGWGQLTSNLLLIGMEGNVTPAHYDEQQNFFAQIKGHKRCILFPPDQFECLYPYPVHHPCDRQSQVDFDNPDYERFPNFQNVVGYETVVGPGDVLYIPMYWWHHIESLLNGGITITVNFWYKGAPTPKRIEYPLKAHQKVAIMRNIEKMLGEALGNPQEVGPLLNTMIKGRYN